From a single Bradyrhizobium sediminis genomic region:
- a CDS encoding Rne/Rng family ribonuclease, producing the protein MPNKMLIDATHPEETRVVVVRGNRVEEFDFETAQRKQLRGNIYLAKVTRVEPSLQAAFIEYGGNRHGFLAFSEIHPDYYQIPVADRQALIEADERAHREAEEESENRSNRRRPRHRNSRRRGNGERVQSEIVESASPDLMQVAPPLEGQEHGESFHAEDGHAHDAEHHHDAEHHDHEGHDHAHEHEHAPDEHDHAQDRGTETHASETLAAVTLPDTAAVEASAAEVREEDEEEHAHREAHALENAAYADDAPHAEHADGETAASDQAEHAAAGGDEHHDDEDEGEDAEDEVVESVGGDDVMEEVPERAFRPRRQYKIQEVIKRRQVMLVQVVKEERGNKGAALTTYLSLAGRYAVLMPNTARGGGISRKITSAQDRSRLKEVVQDLDVPEGMGIILRTAGASRTKPEIKRDFEYLIRMWETVRDMTLKSQAPTLVYEEGSLIKRSLRDLYNKEIDEIQVAGEAGYQEARDFMKMLMPSNVRAVKQYRDGQPLFSRMGVESQLDAMFSPTVQLRSGGYIVINQTEALVSIDVNSGRSTREHHIEDTALKTNLEAAEEVARQLRLRDLAGLIVIDFIDMDEKRNNRSVERKLSDCLRQDRARIQVGRISHFGLLEMSRQRIRASVLESSTEPCAQCGGSGHVRSVSSVALQLLRGIEEILMKGATHNLVVRTRTEVALYVLNHKRGHLRDLENSFKVALAVVADPSVSGQQSFIIDRGEQVHTLEAAKALLAAQVAAFPPQTEEAFDEEEVFDVETESEIETDETEGLTDEAAGEETGSEADGGPRRKRRRRRRGRSGEPREGGPARDDSDSIRVPFEAAAVAAAVTDEGEIDEDESDEQPGLARGDQAPGGERRPRRRGRRGGRRRRGGPEDGLVGSIADELGPRSAPEVSNAVADFDGYSAGPAPLVVQSEPVAQAPAPEPQPAERAQPEPAQASAETETAQEAERAAARRRSTVREKVSFLINAQPEAPAPVSHSQPEPPAPAPAQNAAETTTDTQPRKAGWWSRRFGNGE; encoded by the coding sequence ATGCCCAACAAAATGTTGATCGATGCTACCCACCCGGAAGAGACCCGGGTCGTTGTAGTCCGCGGTAATCGCGTCGAAGAGTTTGATTTCGAGACCGCCCAGCGCAAGCAACTTCGCGGCAACATCTACCTCGCCAAGGTCACGCGCGTAGAGCCGTCGCTGCAGGCGGCCTTCATTGAATATGGCGGTAACCGCCACGGCTTCCTCGCCTTCAGCGAAATCCATCCCGACTACTATCAAATTCCGGTCGCCGACCGTCAGGCGCTGATCGAAGCCGACGAGCGCGCCCATCGCGAGGCCGAGGAAGAGAGCGAGAACCGCTCCAACCGCCGCCGTCCGCGGCACCGCAATTCGCGCCGCCGCGGCAATGGCGAGCGGGTCCAGAGCGAGATCGTGGAGAGCGCGAGCCCCGACCTGATGCAGGTCGCTCCGCCGCTTGAAGGCCAGGAACACGGCGAAAGCTTCCACGCCGAAGACGGCCACGCGCACGACGCCGAACATCACCACGATGCGGAGCATCATGATCATGAAGGTCATGATCATGCACATGAACATGAACATGCCCCCGATGAGCACGATCACGCGCAGGACCGGGGCACCGAGACCCACGCCAGCGAGACGCTGGCCGCGGTAACGCTGCCCGATACGGCTGCCGTCGAGGCGTCCGCGGCAGAAGTTCGCGAAGAAGATGAAGAAGAGCACGCGCATCGTGAAGCGCACGCGCTCGAAAACGCGGCCTATGCAGACGACGCCCCCCACGCCGAACACGCTGACGGCGAGACCGCCGCGTCGGATCAGGCGGAACATGCTGCCGCCGGTGGCGACGAGCATCACGACGACGAGGACGAAGGCGAGGACGCCGAAGACGAAGTCGTCGAATCCGTCGGCGGCGACGATGTCATGGAAGAAGTGCCGGAGCGCGCCTTCCGCCCGCGCCGCCAGTACAAGATCCAGGAAGTCATCAAGCGCCGCCAGGTGATGCTGGTGCAGGTCGTCAAGGAAGAGCGCGGCAACAAGGGCGCGGCGCTGACGACGTACCTGTCGCTGGCCGGCCGCTACGCCGTGCTGATGCCCAATACCGCGCGCGGCGGCGGCATCAGCCGCAAGATCACCTCGGCGCAGGATCGCTCGCGCCTGAAGGAAGTGGTGCAGGATCTCGACGTGCCCGAGGGCATGGGCATCATCCTGCGCACCGCGGGCGCCTCCCGCACCAAACCGGAGATCAAGCGCGACTTCGAATATCTGATCCGCATGTGGGAAACCGTGCGCGACATGACGCTGAAGTCGCAGGCCCCGACCCTCGTCTACGAGGAGGGATCGCTGATCAAGCGCTCGCTGCGCGACCTCTACAACAAGGAAATCGACGAAATCCAGGTCGCCGGCGAAGCCGGCTATCAGGAAGCCCGCGATTTCATGAAGATGCTGATGCCCTCGAACGTGCGGGCGGTGAAGCAGTATCGCGACGGCCAGCCACTGTTCTCGCGGATGGGCGTCGAGAGCCAGCTCGATGCGATGTTCTCGCCGACCGTGCAGTTGCGATCCGGCGGCTACATCGTGATCAACCAGACCGAGGCGCTGGTTTCGATCGACGTCAATTCCGGACGCTCGACCCGCGAACACCACATCGAGGATACCGCGCTCAAGACCAATCTCGAGGCTGCCGAGGAAGTCGCAAGGCAATTGCGCCTGCGCGATCTCGCCGGCCTGATCGTCATCGACTTCATCGACATGGACGAGAAGCGCAACAACCGTTCGGTCGAGCGCAAGCTGTCCGATTGCCTGCGCCAGGACCGCGCGCGGATCCAGGTCGGACGCATCTCGCATTTCGGCCTGCTCGAGATGTCGCGCCAGCGCATTCGCGCCAGCGTGCTGGAGAGTTCGACCGAGCCCTGCGCGCAATGCGGCGGCAGCGGCCATGTGCGGTCGGTATCGTCGGTGGCGCTGCAACTGTTGCGCGGCATCGAGGAAATCCTGATGAAGGGCGCCACCCATAATCTCGTGGTGCGCACCCGGACCGAAGTGGCGCTTTACGTGCTCAACCACAAGCGCGGCCATCTGCGCGATCTCGAAAACAGCTTCAAGGTCGCGCTGGCCGTGGTCGCCGATCCCTCGGTGAGCGGCCAACAGTCGTTCATCATCGACCGCGGCGAACAGGTGCATACGCTGGAAGCCGCCAAGGCGCTGCTGGCGGCGCAGGTCGCAGCCTTCCCGCCGCAGACCGAGGAAGCCTTCGACGAGGAGGAGGTGTTCGACGTCGAAACCGAATCCGAAATCGAGACCGACGAGACCGAAGGGCTCACCGATGAAGCCGCCGGCGAAGAGACCGGCAGCGAGGCGGATGGCGGCCCGAGGCGCAAGCGTCGGCGGCGGCGGCGTGGCCGTTCCGGCGAGCCGCGTGAAGGCGGGCCTGCGCGCGATGACAGCGATAGCATCCGGGTCCCGTTTGAGGCGGCCGCGGTTGCCGCTGCCGTCACGGACGAAGGCGAAATCGACGAGGACGAGTCCGACGAACAGCCCGGTCTTGCGCGCGGCGATCAGGCGCCGGGCGGCGAGCGCCGGCCACGCCGTCGCGGACGCCGCGGCGGACGCCGCCGGCGCGGCGGACCGGAAGACGGTCTGGTCGGATCGATCGCGGACGAACTCGGCCCGAGGTCGGCCCCCGAGGTCAGCAACGCGGTTGCCGATTTCGACGGATATTCAGCCGGGCCAGCCCCGCTGGTCGTTCAATCCGAACCGGTTGCGCAAGCGCCGGCGCCCGAACCGCAACCTGCGGAACGCGCTCAGCCGGAGCCGGCTCAGGCTTCTGCCGAGACTGAGACGGCGCAGGAGGCCGAACGGGCCGCCGCGCGCCGGCGTTCGACCGTGCGCGAAAAGGTGAGCTTCCTGATCAACGCCCAGCCTGAAGCGCCCGCGCCCGTCAGCCACAGCCAGCCCGAACCGCCGGCCCCGGCCCCGGCGCAGAACGCCGCTGAAACGACGACCGACACCCAGCCCCGCAAGGCCGGCTGGTGGTCGCGGCGCTTCGGCAACGGCGAATAA